A portion of the Chondrinema litorale genome contains these proteins:
- a CDS encoding sulfotransferase family protein, whose amino-acid sequence MEEIQLIFVISQPRSGSTLLQSVLSNNSLVSTSSEPWILLPFLNFINGKENGSIYNDILSKKAIEEFNEKKLDNELYEKISQFLLTLYNSAVDKGSSYFLDKTPRYYEILSPILKVFPNCKIILLKRNPIDVLASIINTWNVKSIEELLFYKRDILFAPFEIQRFADKSKNIRVTHYESIVNQSEEEIQSLYNWLNIPFVEEVLSYKGNSKVNGFMGDKNLYKHSKPLKKQEDKNEIFYLSNKYWKSFFEGYANYLGSEFMESYGYEFKNVQPRKSKMFDMFLLNSSNSNITKYNKLYSFASFFNKKIDNDIYKNE is encoded by the coding sequence ATGGAAGAGATTCAATTAATATTTGTGATTTCTCAACCAAGGAGCGGATCAACACTATTACAAAGTGTTTTATCAAATAATTCATTGGTTAGTACTTCCAGTGAACCTTGGATATTGTTACCATTTTTAAATTTTATTAATGGTAAAGAAAATGGGAGTATATATAATGACATTTTATCTAAAAAGGCAATAGAAGAGTTTAATGAGAAAAAATTGGATAATGAGCTATATGAAAAAATTTCTCAATTCTTACTCACACTTTATAACTCTGCTGTAGACAAAGGCTCATCTTATTTTTTAGATAAGACACCTCGATATTATGAGATACTTTCTCCAATATTAAAAGTTTTCCCTAATTGTAAAATAATTCTTCTCAAAAGAAATCCGATTGATGTTCTAGCATCTATTATAAATACGTGGAATGTAAAATCAATTGAAGAACTTTTGTTTTACAAAAGAGATATTTTATTCGCACCTTTTGAAATACAAAGATTTGCCGATAAATCGAAAAATATTAGAGTAACTCATTACGAAAGTATTGTTAATCAATCTGAAGAAGAAATACAAAGTTTATATAATTGGTTAAATATCCCATTTGTAGAAGAAGTTTTAAGTTATAAGGGAAATAGTAAAGTGAATGGATTTATGGGAGATAAGAATTTGTATAAACATTCAAAACCACTAAAAAAGCAAGAGGATAAAAATGAAATTTTTTACTTATCTAATAAGTATTGGAAATCTTTTTTTGAAGGTTATGCTAATTATTTAGGTAGTGAATTTATGGAAAGCTATGGTTATGAATTTAAAAATGTACAACCAAGAAAATCAAAAATGTTTGATATGTTTTTATTGAATTCTTCCAATAGTAATATTACTAAGTATAACAAACTATATTCTTTCGCTAGTTTTTTTAATAAAAAAATCGATAATGATATTTATAAAAATGAGTAG
- a CDS encoding glycosyltransferase family 2 protein, whose product MKISLVTPSFNQVQFIEETINSVLSQNYENLEYIIIDGGSTDGTIDIIKKYDRYLTYWTSEKDSGQSEAINKGLKHVTGDVFNWLCSDDLLEPGALDVISNVFDDKSVNVVTGKIRMFGEGIEERIGKGTPLFRSLEETIVRSYCVQPVTFFKTEFIKKVGINPLLHYFMDKEIWLKYLFLNGVNGIKQVDDVLASYRLHPESKTTLEMDPEMISPKSKFKIDNNSIYYSLANQTQRTNQLMLIESLSDTLVENYIFSLPASVPSKLIKRVVHTYLYFESVKQFYNGSKNKSYQLLKNINALLLPRYLVKDYMYLLRKSLLN is encoded by the coding sequence TTGAAGATATCATTAGTAACTCCTTCTTTTAATCAAGTACAATTTATTGAAGAAACGATAAATTCAGTTCTATCTCAAAATTACGAAAACCTCGAATATATAATTATTGATGGGGGTAGTACAGATGGAACCATTGACATTATTAAGAAATACGACCGATATTTAACCTATTGGACAAGTGAAAAAGATAGCGGTCAAAGTGAAGCTATAAATAAAGGGCTGAAGCATGTAACAGGAGATGTTTTTAATTGGTTATGTTCAGATGATTTGCTTGAACCAGGTGCTTTAGATGTTATATCGAATGTTTTTGATGATAAAAGTGTAAATGTTGTTACTGGTAAGATAAGAATGTTTGGAGAGGGTATAGAAGAGCGTATTGGAAAAGGGACACCTCTTTTTCGATCATTAGAAGAAACTATTGTTCGAAGTTATTGTGTTCAACCAGTAACTTTTTTTAAAACTGAATTCATTAAAAAAGTCGGGATCAATCCATTACTTCACTATTTTATGGATAAAGAAATATGGTTGAAGTATTTGTTTTTAAATGGGGTGAATGGTATAAAACAGGTCGATGATGTATTGGCAAGTTATCGTTTACATCCTGAATCAAAAACAACCTTAGAGATGGATCCGGAAATGATTTCTCCAAAATCAAAATTTAAAATAGATAATAATAGCATTTATTATAGTTTAGCAAATCAAACCCAAAGGACAAATCAACTCATGCTTATAGAAAGCTTGAGTGATACTTTAGTAGAAAATTACATTTTTAGTCTACCTGCTTCAGTTCCATCTAAATTAATAAAAAGGGTGGTTCATACTTATTTATATTTTGAATCTGTGAAACAATTTTATAATGGGTCAAAAAATAAATCTTACCAGTTGCTAAAGAACATTAATGCTTTATTATTACCTAGATACCTTGTTAAGGACTATATGTACTTATTGAGAAAGTCTTTATTAAATTAA
- a CDS encoding glycosyltransferase family 2 protein, protein MTSNTPYFSVVIPVYNREKLIQEAINSVLDQSFSNFEIIVIDDASTDNTAQTIKSYKDGRIIYLRNELNNERGASRNRGILASKGKYICFLDSDDLFDVDHLENFYKYLESKNEPKALLFSNSWLLYDSGKKAQKQVPNISSEDKFAYILKYTFNPARTCVHRGIFNEFLFDPTISGLEDLDLWLHIALKYPVIQLFEYTNIYRLHDESYTYGDTLRYEKELKNFKKIFKKATLKKSLPLDRKNRLLSMCYYHLSAKYELENDILKLYKSIFLSFFLFPPGYNGRTNKILVVRGIYNFPLLGNVVKRIVTSLKN, encoded by the coding sequence TTGACAAGTAATACTCCGTATTTTTCTGTAGTAATTCCAGTTTACAATAGAGAAAAACTGATTCAAGAAGCTATAAATTCTGTTTTAGATCAATCTTTCTCAAATTTTGAGATTATTGTAATTGATGATGCATCGACAGATAACACTGCTCAAACAATAAAATCTTATAAAGATGGACGGATTATATATTTGAGAAATGAGCTAAATAATGAGAGAGGTGCATCAAGAAATAGAGGAATATTAGCAAGTAAAGGTAAGTATATTTGTTTTTTAGATAGTGATGATCTCTTTGATGTTGATCATTTGGAAAATTTTTATAAATATCTTGAAAGTAAAAATGAGCCAAAAGCATTGTTATTTTCAAATAGCTGGTTGTTATATGACTCTGGTAAAAAAGCTCAAAAACAAGTTCCTAATATTAGTAGTGAGGATAAGTTTGCTTATATCTTAAAATATACTTTTAATCCTGCTAGGACATGTGTTCATAGAGGAATTTTTAATGAATTTTTATTTGACCCAACTATTTCAGGATTAGAAGATTTAGATTTATGGTTGCATATTGCTTTAAAGTATCCAGTTATTCAACTTTTTGAATACACTAATATATATAGATTACATGATGAGTCATACACTTACGGAGATACTTTACGATATGAAAAAGAATTAAAAAATTTTAAAAAAATATTCAAAAAAGCTACCCTGAAAAAAAGCTTACCTTTAGATAGAAAAAATAGATTGTTAAGTATGTGTTACTATCATCTTTCTGCTAAATATGAATTAGAAAATGATATACTTAAACTATATAAAAGTATTTTTTTATCTTTTTTTTTATTCCCTCCTGGTTATAATGGAAGAACAAATAAAATCCTTGTTGTAAGAGGAATTTACAACTTTCCACTTTTGGGTAATGTAGTAAAAAGGATTGTTACGTCTTTAAAAAATTAA
- a CDS encoding glycosyltransferase family 61 protein, which produces MLSDNKYKLSLPCNYNYPEDAALFKKSFFKLPKQKVLTLRNALLTHNGLVFKENILPVWKSFYFHNSHFGNQLYRGFLENLVSRYGRNTPPVKLSKKFDYLSIHTPWFNYYHWIEDSLTRLFLLDYNNLEDYVLILPEEYKTVSFVEETLKNFRFKGIEWLSTGQHALIPNLIFPEQRVFCPNYNPSTVLNLQSFFFEKYMVDINSKKGKRIYIGRKNARRIIQNENEVISVLKSFDFEIHYFENSSFKEQIKLISDAIILVSPHGAALTNINFMKKGSKVLELHKRVTNKNDHHSKVYYHLANTLNLKYYHQLCEPVNPEMDFFESDLIVDIKKLNDNILHMIS; this is translated from the coding sequence ATGCTGAGTGATAATAAATACAAACTATCTTTGCCATGTAATTATAACTATCCAGAAGATGCAGCTTTGTTTAAAAAAAGTTTTTTTAAGCTACCTAAACAAAAGGTGTTAACCTTAAGAAATGCATTGTTAACTCATAATGGGCTGGTATTTAAAGAAAATATACTGCCAGTTTGGAAATCATTTTATTTTCATAATTCACATTTTGGTAATCAACTATATAGAGGTTTTCTAGAAAACTTGGTTTCTAGGTATGGTAGAAATACCCCTCCAGTAAAGCTTTCAAAAAAATTTGACTATTTAAGTATTCATACTCCTTGGTTTAATTATTACCATTGGATAGAAGATTCTCTTACTAGATTGTTTTTGTTAGACTATAATAATTTGGAAGACTATGTTTTAATACTTCCTGAAGAATATAAAACGGTCTCCTTTGTAGAGGAAACATTAAAAAACTTTAGGTTTAAGGGAATAGAATGGTTAAGTACTGGTCAACACGCTTTAATTCCAAACTTAATTTTTCCAGAACAGAGAGTATTTTGTCCAAACTATAATCCTTCTACTGTTCTTAATCTTCAATCATTTTTTTTTGAAAAATACATGGTTGATATTAATTCAAAAAAAGGAAAAAGAATCTACATTGGGCGGAAAAATGCTAGAAGGATCATCCAAAATGAAAATGAAGTAATTTCAGTATTGAAATCTTTTGATTTTGAGATTCATTATTTTGAAAACTCTAGTTTTAAGGAACAAATTAAATTAATCTCAGATGCCATAATATTAGTAAGCCCACATGGGGCTGCTCTTACTAATATAAATTTTATGAAAAAGGGATCGAAAGTTCTTGAGCTTCATAAAAGAGTAACTAATAAAAATGACCACCATAGTAAAGTATACTACCATCTAGCGAATACTTTAAACCTAAAATATTATCATCAATTGTGTGAGCCAGTTAATCCTGAAATGGATTTTTTTGAGTCCGATTTAATTGTAGATATTAAAAAGCTTAATGATAATATTTTACATATGATTTCTTAA
- a CDS encoding glycosyltransferase family 2 protein produces MMFSIILPTYNRDNLLSKAIESVQNQTFEDWELIIVDDGSTDNTVEVIKNYQSDLRIKYIYQENAERSTARNNGIKNAKGQYICFLDSDDYYLSNHLSVFYNEIIKNYGQKASIYFVNTWLEFGEKKELFSFNPDPSLKWQEQFLLSPIAPPRFCIHKDILRSELFNPKIRIGEDTDLWVRIASFPVYYIPESTHVTCFHDGRSVSRENTKNYLENLYSKKNILRNIEVSQKVKAKVLHDAWFAVGQSYEENRNFLKMVQALFYSGYYLPEYRLKEKLFMIYNNFKSHILN; encoded by the coding sequence ATGATGTTTTCTATTATTTTGCCTACTTATAATAGGGATAACCTTCTATCTAAAGCGATAGAAAGTGTGCAAAACCAAACATTTGAAGATTGGGAACTAATAATTGTAGATGATGGATCAACAGATAATACAGTTGAGGTTATCAAAAATTATCAATCAGACTTAAGGATAAAATATATCTATCAGGAAAATGCGGAAAGAAGTACCGCTAGAAATAATGGAATTAAAAATGCCAAAGGTCAATATATATGTTTTTTAGATAGTGATGATTATTACTTATCAAATCATCTTTCTGTTTTTTATAATGAAATAATCAAAAACTATGGACAAAAAGCATCGATATATTTTGTTAATACATGGTTAGAGTTTGGAGAGAAAAAAGAACTTTTCTCATTTAATCCAGACCCTTCTCTAAAATGGCAAGAACAATTCTTATTAAGTCCAATAGCTCCTCCAAGATTTTGTATTCACAAAGATATTCTTAGATCAGAATTATTTAATCCAAAAATTAGAATAGGAGAAGATACTGATTTATGGGTTCGCATAGCAAGCTTTCCAGTGTATTATATTCCTGAATCTACACATGTAACTTGTTTCCATGATGGTCGCAGTGTGAGTAGAGAGAATACTAAAAACTATCTTGAAAATTTATATTCAAAAAAAAATATTTTAAGAAATATAGAGGTTTCACAGAAAGTAAAAGCAAAAGTATTACATGATGCTTGGTTTGCAGTAGGGCAGAGTTATGAAGAAAATAGAAACTTTTTAAAAATGGTTCAAGCTCTGTTTTATTCTGGATATTATCTACCTGAGTATAGATTAAAAGAGAAACTATTTATGATTTATAATAATTTTAAAAGTCATATTTTAAATTAA
- a CDS encoding glycosyltransferase: MPRFKILHLIPSLKKGGAERFVLDICRELSSREDIVCKLVVMRDENDYKHLCEYIDIVVCNSRVIPSITGKDYIDISHWQTIVEEFKPNVIHSHLFEAEVMSREWIYPNAAYFSHCHDNMFQLENLKLGTFLKKSLITNYYEKRRLIPKYQKVDNQYIAISKNTAEFFKRVLPDNIDNNVHLLLNAIDYKRFYCDDNRTLDADETLELISVGSLVPKKNQAFFIPVIQELLKNGLNVRLHLLGDGAERDTLATEIKNADLLENIILHGKVDEVEEYLKKSMIYLHAATYEPFGLVLLEAMAAGLPVICLDGKGNRDLIEDGKNGYIMYENNPEVFAKKIISLINQPDLYNSISEYAKKYAAQFDIKEYVDRLLKLYGENSKVSSYKVVANSTNPL, from the coding sequence TTGCCAAGATTTAAAATACTCCACCTCATTCCATCTCTAAAAAAAGGTGGTGCTGAAAGATTTGTCTTAGATATTTGCAGAGAATTATCTTCACGAGAAGATATTGTTTGCAAACTTGTGGTAATGAGAGATGAAAATGATTATAAGCATCTTTGTGAGTATATTGATATTGTAGTTTGCAACTCTAGGGTAATTCCATCAATAACTGGAAAAGATTATATTGATATATCTCATTGGCAAACTATTGTAGAAGAGTTTAAACCTAATGTAATTCATTCTCATTTGTTTGAAGCGGAAGTAATGAGTAGAGAATGGATCTATCCGAATGCTGCATATTTTAGCCATTGCCATGATAATATGTTTCAGTTAGAAAATTTAAAGCTAGGAACATTTCTGAAGAAATCGCTAATTACTAATTATTATGAGAAGAGAAGGTTGATACCAAAGTATCAAAAAGTAGATAACCAATATATAGCGATTTCTAAAAATACGGCAGAGTTCTTTAAAAGAGTATTACCAGATAACATTGATAACAATGTGCATTTGCTTTTAAATGCTATTGATTATAAGAGGTTTTATTGTGACGATAATAGAACTTTAGATGCTGATGAAACACTCGAATTAATTTCAGTAGGTAGTTTGGTTCCCAAAAAGAATCAGGCTTTTTTTATTCCTGTAATTCAAGAATTGTTAAAAAATGGATTAAATGTACGCTTACATTTATTGGGTGATGGAGCTGAACGTGATACATTAGCAACAGAGATCAAAAATGCGGACTTATTAGAAAATATAATTTTACATGGAAAAGTAGATGAGGTTGAAGAGTATCTGAAAAAATCTATGATTTATTTACATGCAGCTACTTATGAGCCATTTGGTTTAGTTTTATTAGAAGCAATGGCTGCTGGTTTACCAGTTATTTGCTTGGATGGTAAAGGCAATAGAGATTTGATAGAAGATGGTAAAAATGGATATATTATGTATGAAAATAATCCTGAAGTATTTGCAAAAAAAATTATCTCATTAATCAATCAACCAGATTTATATAATTCAATTTCTGAGTATGCTAAAAAGTATGCTGCTCAATTCGATATAAAAGAATATGTTGACAGGTTATTAAAATTATATGGTGAAAACTCTAAAGTATCCTCTTATAAAGTTGTCGCAAATTCCACAAACCCCTTATAA
- a CDS encoding glycosyltransferase has product MKRALFFLTSSFPFGTGETFIENEIDYLAKAFDKIIIISNDTQNPQTRTVPDNVQLLRMPYELDSKDKAKALSSIIKPDFWKELIWVSKRKKLRKGIINTMLISLYKAYKISKYLQQQSARFNEFKIYGYSYWCNDNALSLALWKRKDKNIKVFCRLHGWDLYEDRSDFKYLPYRMTTVNRLNNLFFISEQGMKYWQTNYGNSKNLKVSRLGTKCIKSSDTNKSSDAFHIVSCSSLIPLKRVHLIIEALSKVNSENKIKWTHFGGGKLYNELEELSKRLLNDKIEWELKGQASNKEVMEYYTSEQPNLFINVSETEGIPVSIMEAFSCGIPAIATAVGGTPEIVKDGLNGYLLNANTDAQSIKEIITNHINLPRDNQQEKSRNAKVTWEEYYSAEKNYKGFVEFATTL; this is encoded by the coding sequence ATGAAGCGAGCTTTATTTTTTTTAACTTCTAGTTTTCCGTTCGGCACAGGTGAAACATTCATTGAAAATGAAATTGATTACCTAGCTAAAGCATTTGATAAAATTATTATCATTTCGAATGATACACAAAATCCTCAAACCAGAACAGTTCCAGATAATGTCCAATTACTGAGAATGCCATACGAACTCGATTCTAAAGATAAAGCAAAAGCATTATCAAGTATTATAAAACCTGATTTTTGGAAGGAATTAATTTGGGTTTCAAAAAGAAAAAAATTGAGAAAAGGCATTATAAACACAATGCTCATTTCGCTATATAAAGCCTATAAAATAAGTAAATATTTGCAGCAGCAATCTGCTAGATTCAATGAGTTTAAAATTTATGGATACTCTTATTGGTGTAATGATAATGCTCTTTCTCTAGCACTTTGGAAAAGAAAGGATAAAAATATTAAAGTTTTTTGCAGACTACACGGCTGGGACTTGTATGAAGACAGAAGTGATTTTAAATACCTTCCTTATCGAATGACAACTGTAAATCGCCTTAATAATCTATTTTTTATATCTGAGCAAGGGATGAAATACTGGCAAACCAATTATGGGAATTCAAAAAATTTAAAAGTCAGTAGATTAGGAACTAAATGTATTAAGTCTTCTGATACAAATAAATCATCTGATGCATTTCACATTGTATCATGTTCCTCTTTAATTCCACTTAAACGTGTTCATTTAATTATAGAAGCACTCAGTAAAGTTAATTCTGAAAATAAAATTAAATGGACTCACTTTGGTGGCGGTAAACTATATAATGAGTTGGAAGAATTATCAAAAAGATTATTAAATGATAAAATAGAATGGGAGTTAAAAGGACAAGCTTCTAATAAAGAGGTTATGGAATATTATACTTCTGAACAACCTAATTTATTTATTAATGTAAGTGAGACGGAAGGCATTCCTGTTTCAATTATGGAAGCGTTTTCTTGTGGAATTCCTGCTATTGCTACTGCGGTTGGAGGAACCCCAGAAATAGTTAAAGACGGGTTAAACGGTTATTTACTAAATGCTAATACTGATGCTCAATCAATTAAAGAAATAATAACTAATCATATTAATTTGCCAAGAGACAATCAACAAGAAAAAAGTAGAAATGCTAAAGTAACTTGGGAGGAGTACTATAGTGCAGAAAAGAATTATAAGGGGTTTGTGGAATTTGCGACAACTTTATAA
- a CDS encoding glycosyltransferase: MKTILILAYDFPPFNSIGAQRPASWFKYLKKYGWSPIVVTRHWDDAIKNSVDYIKPSKERSTTKQNRKEGELIQAPFNPNIRDRWILKYGLDEKVIQRKVLTLGHQFVKFSHPKTDSSYSIYQAADDFLRSNKVDVILATGEPFILFKYAALLSKKYKTPWIADYRDCWTNNPSLKGAGKMDRWLNEKHFRKIEKKLIESCKLITTAAPSYKNDIALLHPKKNIEVVLNGYDVKEQSAIVKPDSNKFTISYAGIIYPHQKLETFLDGLKLFLNEMQDVEVYFYGLKFYPEMVERVRQSIAEKLDSITFTERIPYEEIHTKLKESHLLLLLSAKNMNWLNAKIFDYLQANRKILLVENDNGILNQIIEECNAGITADTPEEVANVLEKYYVEFKNTGEVKQQTINYEQYSRENQAKHLASLLDKYIY; encoded by the coding sequence TTGAAAACAATTCTTATCCTAGCATACGACTTTCCTCCTTTTAATTCTATTGGTGCGCAGCGACCAGCAAGTTGGTTTAAGTATTTAAAAAAGTATGGTTGGAGTCCAATTGTAGTTACTCGTCATTGGGATGATGCAATAAAGAACAGTGTAGATTATATAAAACCTTCTAAAGAGAGAAGCACAACCAAACAAAATAGAAAAGAAGGAGAATTAATTCAAGCTCCATTTAATCCAAATATTCGTGACAGATGGATTTTGAAGTATGGATTAGACGAGAAAGTAATTCAGCGAAAAGTATTAACACTTGGTCATCAATTTGTAAAATTCTCTCATCCGAAAACTGATTCATCTTACTCAATATATCAAGCGGCAGACGATTTCTTAAGATCAAATAAAGTAGATGTTATTCTGGCAACTGGTGAGCCGTTTATATTATTTAAGTATGCAGCTTTACTTTCAAAAAAATATAAGACTCCTTGGATTGCAGATTATCGTGATTGTTGGACAAATAATCCATCCTTAAAAGGAGCTGGAAAGATGGATAGATGGTTGAATGAAAAGCATTTTAGGAAAATTGAAAAGAAACTTATCGAGTCTTGCAAACTCATTACAACAGCAGCTCCTTCTTATAAAAATGATATAGCTCTATTGCACCCGAAAAAAAATATAGAAGTTGTTTTAAATGGATATGATGTAAAAGAGCAATCTGCTATAGTAAAGCCTGATAGTAATAAGTTTACAATTTCTTATGCAGGAATTATTTATCCACACCAAAAACTTGAAACATTTTTAGACGGATTAAAGCTGTTTTTAAATGAAATGCAAGATGTAGAAGTGTACTTTTATGGGTTAAAATTTTATCCTGAAATGGTAGAAAGGGTAAGGCAATCAATAGCAGAAAAATTAGATAGTATCACTTTTACAGAGAGAATTCCCTATGAGGAGATTCATACAAAATTGAAAGAGAGCCATCTTTTGCTTTTACTTTCAGCGAAAAATATGAATTGGTTAAATGCCAAAATCTTCGATTACCTCCAAGCTAATAGAAAGATTTTACTTGTAGAAAATGATAACGGCATCCTTAATCAAATAATTGAAGAATGTAACGCTGGCATTACTGCTGATACCCCAGAAGAAGTGGCAAATGTTTTAGAAAAATATTATGTAGAATTTAAAAATACTGGCGAAGTAAAACAGCAGACAATAAATTACGAACAATATTCTCGTGAAAATCAAGCAAAACACCTCGCCTCGCTCTTAGATAAATACATCTACTAG
- a CDS encoding ABC transporter permease codes for MIFNYLKIIFRNLLKNKVFSLINIGSLTIGITSCLLISLFIYYEFSFDGFHEKGDNIYQINMKEVEEGREVTYGLSSGLTGPTLIQNLPGVVDYVRMCNFFNPAIFNESGENVITHQMIIADSSFFKIFSFPLLNGDPSKVLSQPASVVLSESLARKLFKEKNAVGEQIKGWEDQMYTVTGIAADPPENSTIKFDVLVSWETIVPENGVVPMAHFNGWGGNVFTFIETDPKVNTQSLAEDVNNLLIQKSKHEEDGISYEMQKYTDVYLHSANVQFRFSSQAGNYQYVLILSIVGLFVLLISCINYINLQTAKSTKRAGEIGLRKVLGANKQQLIIQFIGETLAFTLIAVFISVLLTDIALPYLNNITQKSIELNWQIAILFLPYLLLIILVVSVGAGFFPALVLSSYQPVQTLKNKINKTGSGNVVRKILTIIQLAISVVIIGSTFFVYQQMQFMLNKELGFDKNQVLVLPLTDVLIEKYESFRNELVKLPEVKQASIALDGLGDGGTSSVIDITVPGFNDPITGRFFGIDDYFLETYGMELLYGRNLSSTLASDNEGVIINEKLAHMLAPDGNVEKLLGESIKLWDSSSTAVITGIVKDFHFQSLHYEKEAIVMQLVTKYLSLASIKISSDNIPKAIADIEQVYKKFEKVIPFEYSFVDDKFEAFYRSEKTLLRLVITFSILSIIVACLGLYGLTLFSVEQKTKEIGIRKILGAEKKDLALLINKQFFSLAILALVIAFPVTWLLSSSWLNNFVYKIEMSVWPYLLSALITLFVLFATIMRETLKALAANPVETLRNS; via the coding sequence ATGATATTCAATTACCTAAAAATCATTTTCAGAAACCTGCTCAAAAACAAAGTTTTTAGTCTAATAAACATAGGTAGCTTAACTATAGGCATTACATCTTGCTTGTTAATTAGTTTGTTTATTTACTATGAGTTTAGTTTTGATGGCTTTCATGAAAAAGGTGATAATATTTACCAGATCAATATGAAAGAGGTGGAAGAAGGAAGAGAAGTTACTTACGGACTTTCATCTGGTTTAACAGGACCCACATTAATTCAAAATTTGCCTGGTGTAGTTGATTATGTGAGGATGTGTAATTTTTTTAACCCAGCAATTTTCAACGAAAGTGGCGAAAATGTAATTACACATCAAATGATAATTGCAGATTCTTCTTTCTTTAAAATATTTAGTTTTCCACTCTTAAATGGAGACCCTTCCAAAGTACTTAGTCAGCCAGCATCAGTTGTGTTGTCAGAATCATTGGCAAGAAAATTATTCAAAGAAAAAAATGCCGTAGGCGAACAGATAAAGGGTTGGGAAGATCAAATGTATACAGTTACTGGTATTGCTGCCGATCCACCAGAAAACTCCACAATAAAGTTTGATGTCTTGGTATCATGGGAAACAATTGTTCCAGAAAATGGTGTGGTACCTATGGCTCATTTCAATGGTTGGGGAGGCAATGTATTTACATTTATAGAAACAGATCCTAAAGTAAATACTCAAAGCTTAGCAGAGGATGTGAATAATTTACTTATACAAAAGAGTAAACATGAAGAAGATGGAATTAGCTACGAGATGCAAAAATATACTGATGTTTATTTACACTCAGCAAATGTCCAATTTCGCTTTAGTAGTCAAGCAGGCAATTATCAATATGTGCTCATTTTAAGTATAGTAGGTTTATTTGTTTTGCTTATTTCTTGTATCAACTATATCAATTTGCAAACTGCTAAGTCTACTAAAAGAGCTGGCGAAATCGGTTTACGAAAAGTACTTGGAGCGAACAAACAGCAGCTTATTATTCAGTTTATTGGAGAAACTTTGGCTTTTACTTTAATAGCAGTTTTTATTTCTGTGTTATTAACTGATATTGCTTTACCATATCTGAATAATATTACTCAAAAATCCATTGAGTTAAATTGGCAAATTGCAATATTATTTTTGCCTTATTTACTTCTAATAATACTTGTAGTAAGTGTAGGGGCAGGCTTTTTCCCTGCTCTGGTTTTATCATCTTATCAACCTGTTCAAACTTTAAAAAATAAGATTAATAAAACTGGTTCTGGTAATGTCGTACGAAAGATACTTACCATTATTCAATTGGCGATTTCAGTTGTAATAATTGGTAGTACTTTCTTTGTTTATCAGCAAATGCAATTTATGCTTAACAAAGAGTTGGGGTTTGATAAAAATCAAGTTTTGGTCTTGCCTTTAACTGATGTACTGATTGAAAAATATGAATCTTTTAGAAATGAATTGGTCAAATTACCCGAAGTGAAACAAGCATCTATTGCTTTAGATGGTTTAGGAGATGGTGGTACAAGCTCAGTTATCGATATTACAGTTCCGGGTTTTAATGATCCGATAACAGGTAGATTTTTTGGGATAGATGACTATTTTCTAGAAACCTACGGAATGGAATTGCTTTATGGAAGAAACCTATCTTCAACACTTGCTTCAGATAATGAGGGTGTAATAATTAATGAGAAGCTGGCTCACATGTTAGCACCAGACGGAAATGTTGAAAAGCTACTAGGAGAATCAATAAAATTATGGGATAGCTCAAGTACTGCTGTGATTACTGGTATAGTTAAAGATTTTCACTTTCAGTCTTTACATTATGAAAAAGAAGCCATTGTAATGCAGTTGGTTACAAAATATTTATCTCTAGCTTCAATAAAAATTTCATCAGATAACATTCCAAAAGCTATAGCAGATATAGAACAAGTGTACAAGAAGTTCGAAAAAGTAATTCCATTTGAATATAGTTTTGTGGATGATAAGTTTGAAGCATTCTATAGAAGCGAAAAAACTTTGCTTCGACTTGTAATTACATTTTCAATATTGAGCATTATTGTAGCGTGCTTGGGATTATATGGACTCACTTTATTTAGTGTAGAGCAAAAAACAAAAGAAATAGGAATTAGAAAAATACTTGGAGCTGAAAAGAAAGATTTAGCTTTATTAATCAACAAGCAATTTTTTAGTTTGGCAATTTTAGCTTTAGTAATTGCTTTTCCTGTAACATGGTTACTTTCTTCTAGTTGGCTCAACAACTTTGTTTATAAAATTGAAATGTCTGTATGGCCATATCTTCTATCAGCTTTAATTACTTTATTTGTATTATTTGCAACCATTATGAGAGAAACACTAAAAGCACTGGCAGCAAATCCGGTTGAAACTCTAAGGAACAGCTAA